From the genome of Amycolatopsis sp. NBC_01488, one region includes:
- a CDS encoding ESX secretion-associated protein EspG, whose product MPNAELLTPVEVDFLWESAGLGELPYPLRIRSHGETADERSLLRQRTLEGLAARGLADGRGRPEPHVEDYFGVLAQAELSLDAVQLIAPDAEPLLAIAGVLGGQGLLAVQDTRGLHLQPCPVDGLASAIVSLLPGAPRGSEKSVTVPLEQLVGAHGADFLSRRGNGDERASADDDRKALAKLQAQPRLRGGQIAANARSRMGGRTRTPVLSWFDTETGRYFTQATRGRDGRDWITIAPADAATLRHRLGEMLAGASTTSPV is encoded by the coding sequence ATGCCGAACGCTGAGCTGCTCACCCCGGTCGAGGTGGACTTCCTGTGGGAGTCCGCCGGGCTGGGCGAGCTGCCGTACCCGCTGCGCATCCGCTCGCACGGCGAGACCGCGGACGAGCGGTCGTTGCTGCGTCAGCGCACGTTGGAAGGGCTGGCCGCGCGCGGGCTGGCCGACGGCCGCGGCCGGCCGGAACCGCACGTCGAGGACTACTTCGGCGTGCTGGCGCAGGCCGAGCTGAGCCTGGACGCGGTCCAGCTGATCGCCCCGGACGCCGAGCCGCTGCTGGCGATCGCCGGCGTGCTGGGCGGCCAGGGGCTGCTGGCGGTGCAGGACACGCGGGGGCTCCACTTGCAACCGTGCCCGGTGGACGGGCTGGCGAGCGCGATCGTCTCGCTGCTCCCCGGCGCTCCGCGCGGCTCGGAGAAGTCGGTGACGGTCCCGCTGGAGCAGCTGGTCGGCGCCCACGGCGCCGACTTCCTTTCGCGCCGCGGCAACGGCGACGAGCGTGCTTCGGCCGACGATGACCGCAAGGCGCTGGCGAAGCTGCAGGCCCAGCCGCGGCTGCGCGGCGGCCAGATCGCGGCGAACGCGCGTTCGCGCATGGGCGGCCGCACCCGGACACCGGTGCTGAGCTGGTTCGACACGGAAACGGGCCGCTACTTCACCCAGGCGACCCGCGGCCGCGACGGCCGCGACTGGATCACGATCGCCCCGGCCGACGCGGCGACGCTGCGGCACCGGCTCGGCGAGATGCTCGCGGGGGCGTCGACGACCAGCCCGGTCTGA